One Paenibacillus sp. SYP-B4298 genomic window, TCCTCCCAGTCCCAGCTCTCTGACAAATACGGCGCATTCGCCAGCACGAACAGGCTGCTCCCTCCTGCAGGAGCGACCGGCTCCAGTGAAGCAGTCGGATTGCATATATACAGAGTAGGCTCGCGTGGCGGCTGCTTGAGCTTGAAGATCGCCTCGAATTCCTCCTCATAGCGCTCCGGGAAAAATACCGTATGATGGAGCAGCCGGTCATAGCGGCGGGGCACGCCGAGCAGTTGGACGAACCCCGACAGAGACGGCTCGTAGCGCTCCAGTCGGCGCTCCGGCATTGATGGACGGGCGCTCTCCTCCAGCAGCGAGCCGTACACCTCCAGCACGTCGCGGTTGGCCAGTACAAGATCCGGCGCATAGGTCGTATCGTCTGTCTCCACCGCGACCGCTCTCCCTCCCCGCACCACGATACGCCGTACCGCTGTGCCCGTGCGCAGCTCTACCCCCAGCTCGGCGGCCAGGCGGGCAAAGGCGGAGACGATCTCATACGTGCCGCCCTTGACCCCATAGATGCCCAGCGAGCCTTCGACATGAGCGAGCATGGCGAACAGGGCGGGCGCCTCATAGGGCGAGGAGCCGACATAGGTCGCATAGCGCCCAAACATGGCCAGCGTATGCGGGTGGCGGAAATAACGGGCAAGCAGCTTGTTCAGCGGGGTGAACGGGCGGATGCTCATGAATGCAGCGGCCAGATTCGGATTCAGCTTGTCCCGCCAGCCGAGCAGCAGCTTGTTCAGGAAATGCTGCTCCGACAGCTCGTACAGACGCTTGGCCTCCTCCAGAAATAACCGGTACGCCTTGGCATCATGCGGGCTGTAGGCGGCCATCTGCTCCTCCATCGCTTCCGCCGATGCGGACAGATCGACCTGTGTGCCGTCAGCGAATATATTGCGCGCCGCGGGAGCGAGCGGATAGGTCTGCAGATAATCCTCCATCCTCCGCCCCGCTGCGGCAAATACCTCCCGGAATCGGTGCAGCATCGTAATAGTGCTCGGCCCGCGGTCAAAGCGGTAGCCGCCTGCCTCGATCCGCTGCAGCTTGCCTCCGGGGCGCTCCTGCTGCTCCAGCACCGTCACACGAAAGCCGGCAGAAGCAAGCCGGATCGCGGCTGACAAGCCGCCAAGGCCTGCGCCGATCACCAGCACCTGCTTCTGTCCGTCTGCCTTTCTATACGGGTGTGCCATCGCCATACGCTACTCCTCCTTCCTGATGGTCGCAGAATCTCCAGTGACGCTCTGCCGCCATCTTCTCCAGTTGTCGAAGCGTTCGCTCACAGAGCCGCTCCCGCTCAGCAGCGGCATGAACACACCCGCCAGCCCCTCTGGCCTGTACACGACCATTTCTCTGTGCTGCTCCAGTTGTGAACGCAGTCGCTCCGCAATCAAGGCGGTCGTCCGCTCCTTGCCCAGCTCCCGCCATGGCTCCGCAAGTGGCTGACCGGCCACCAGCGTCACCTCAGCCTTCTGATGCTGGCACAGCGAGTAATACGCGCTCACCGGCACGACAGCGCATTGCGGCGCTCGCTGCAACAGATATGCCGCCCCGCCCTTCACCTCCAGCGGCCTATGCTCCAGATGGAAGATGTCACCCTGCGGAAACATCCAGACCCGCTTGCCCTCATTCAGCAGACGCGCCGCATAATCCAGCGAGACCGCCATGCCACGCAGCGTCGTCTTATCGATCGAGAAGGCGCCCAGTCTGCTGAAGAAACGATAATTCGTCAACTGGCGCTCATCCATCATGACATAGTGATCCCCCGTCGAGACCATACGAAAGGCATGGTAGACAATCAGCCCGTCCCACCATGAGCTATGGTTCATAACATAGA contains:
- a CDS encoding phytoene desaturase family protein, whose amino-acid sequence is MAMAHPYRKADGQKQVLVIGAGLGGLSAAIRLASAGFRVTVLEQQERPGGKLQRIEAGGYRFDRGPSTITMLHRFREVFAAAGRRMEDYLQTYPLAPAARNIFADGTQVDLSASAEAMEEQMAAYSPHDAKAYRLFLEEAKRLYELSEQHFLNKLLLGWRDKLNPNLAAAFMSIRPFTPLNKLLARYFRHPHTLAMFGRYATYVGSSPYEAPALFAMLAHVEGSLGIYGVKGGTYEIVSAFARLAAELGVELRTGTAVRRIVVRGGRAVAVETDDTTYAPDLVLANRDVLEVYGSLLEESARPSMPERRLERYEPSLSGFVQLLGVPRRYDRLLHHTVFFPERYEEEFEAIFKLKQPPREPTLYICNPTASLEPVAPAGGSSLFVLANAPYLSESWDWEEQTGSYRELVLQRLQRLGLEGVNEAEVSLTYTPLQLHRDTGAYKGAIYGISSNTPAQTFLRPSNRSRDIDNLWFVGGTTHPGGGTPIVVQSGQLVAERMIELYQ
- a CDS encoding lysophospholipid acyltransferase family protein gives rise to the protein MIEARKSRWFDAVFFRYNLHYLLKRHFHSIGLSGTLDPQWNAPLSPGCAALSQTPRIAAAAAASRRGEKSLHEGSLHGDSLHEGRAASGRSASTAAAASTSSQGVLYVMNHSSWWDGLIVYHAFRMVSTGDHYVMMDERQLTNYRFFSRLGAFSIDKTTLRGMAVSLDYAARLLNEGKRVWMFPQGDIFHLEHRPLEVKGGAAYLLQRAPQCAVVPVSAYYSLCQHQKAEVTLVAGQPLAEPWRELGKERTTALIAERLRSQLEQHREMVVYRPEGLAGVFMPLLSGSGSVSERFDNWRRWRQSVTGDSATIRKEE